From Arachis hypogaea cultivar Tifrunner chromosome 3, arahy.Tifrunner.gnm2.J5K5, whole genome shotgun sequence:
ACAGACCGCATACTTGTCTCGCCACCTCCATTTTCAgcgaccacaggagtttggattaccatgtgatatcggcattcattatgctaatggttagggctgatgcatccgtcagcatcaaggtgctcctaaatgccaccgccacacactttgggtttaggccgacttacaagagggtctggttggcgaagcagaaggctgttgccctcatctatggtgactaggatgagtcgtacaacgagctcccAAGGTGGGTGTTAGGAGTCCAGTTGACGATGGCTGGTACTGTTGCAGTCCTAAGGACGAGCCCTGTTCGTATCGGTGGACAGTTGGACGAGTCTCGAGCTTATTTTCACAGACTATTCTGGACATTTCCACCGTGTATCGAGGCATTCCATCATTGCAAGCCCCTAATtagtattgacggcacccatttgtatggcaagtatgggggaacgttgcttgtcgcgattgcacaggacgggaactccaacatactccGTGTTGCATTCGCATTAgtcgagggtgagaatgctgagtcgtggttcttctttctctcccacctgcgTCAGCATGTGACACCGCAGCCGGGTCTGCTGGTTATCtcggacaggcataacggcatcaaggccgcGCTTGAGGCTCCTGACGGAGGCTGGTTACCTCCGTCTGCATACCgggcattctgcattcgacatgtTGCGGCAAATTTTGCCctcaccttcaagggcaaagacgcaaGGAGGCTACTTGTGAATGCGGCGTACGCTAAGACTGAGGTCGAGTtccattactggtttgatattcttaggtccgaagacccggcgatgtgtgacTGGGCGAACCGGATTGAGTATTTGTTGTGGACACAGCATTGTGATAAGGGGCGTAGATTCGgacacatgacgacgaatatatCTGAGTGTGTGAACTCGATCCTCAAGAGTGTCAGAAACCTTCCTGTGTGCTCGCTAGTGAAGGCAACATACGGAAGGTTGGCCGAATTATTTGTTCGCAAAGGGAGAGAGGCTGAGGCGCAGATGGGAACCGGACAACAGTTTAGTCAGCACTTGGTGAAGTGTatagaggccaacttgaagacggctAGGTGCTTCACGGTTACTGTGTACGACAgggataactccgagttcaccgtCGCAGAGACAACTCTGACTGGTTCTTTCTCACTGGGTAGTTACAGAGTCTCGCTTGCATCTCAGACATGTGACTGCGGATACTTCCAGACACTTCATTTCCCGTGTCCCCACGCACTGGCATGCTGTGCCTACTCACGGCTTACATGGGAGCCTTACGTCCACCAGGTGTATCGTCTTAGTTCGGTCTTCAGTGTGTATCAGATGGgtttcacacctcccattccggagggtttctggccaccataTGACAGGCCGACTGTCATCCTTGACCCCAATAAGAGGCGTGCAAGAGAGGGTCGTTCGAGGTCCACTCGGATACGGACCaatatggacgaggcagatccAAACCGGCCAAAGAGATGTGGGCTTTGTTGGCAGCCCGGCCACACACGTCGGAGTTGCCCACAACTCGGAGGAGCAGAGCACACACGGGGACATGATTAGGTGTATTTGTGGCTTTGGTACTTTTGTTGTTTCAATTTCGCGTTTAGATTCCACTATTATCGGTTTTCTTACTTGTAGTTGGTGACTGATAGAATTTGTTAACGTTAGTGCGATGTACTTTGAATGGGATTTTAGTTAATGAATATGTTCTATCTGCACAGTTTTAAACAAAATGTATGTCTAATGCACACCGGAACAAATAACTGTACGAGTTTTTTTTAAGACATGATGCGAAAACTATGTTCGTAACTTAAATTGCTGTGTGGAACGAAttcttagtaattcgaaccaatttaGTTCGAATTACTTGGTGACTATTTCTTCATtgtaattcgaacctaattggttgGAATTATGGAGTTAAAGTTCGAACcaaattggttcgaattatgttgaTATGAGTTacaatgtgtaattcgaacctatttggttcgaattaAATGGAAAGCATGGTTCGAACTACATAGAAACGTGTTTTGGCTCATTCGTGAAGCAATTTTCAGTTTGGCGGATTTGCGTAATTTCTCAACTCCCTTGGCTTATTTACGTTTTTTACCctaataaaaattacttaaattcaattatataattcttttattattgaattttaatcTCTATCAtgcaaaatattaaattataataaaattacataagaatcttgattaatataaaaattagccGAACAGATGTTTTGCGACAAAAAttcttgtattttgtgacaaacaaataacttactacaaacaatattgaattttgtgacaaattaactttttgttacaaaataattagagtttttgaaacaaatgaatattttgttacaaaatattttaaacttttacaACAATTTCGTCTTTTCttgcaaaatattataaaattttgcaacaaaataCCGATTCGTTACAAAAACCAAtataatttataacaaaaaaattaagtcgttacaaaataacaaaatattttgtaacaaattatattattgttataaaatattattattatataacaattactattttttgtaataattttaaatttgttataaaatttttgttacaaatattttattatcttatagTGTCTGATCTGACCCCTATCCACACACACCTCCTCCTCTCCATTCTTTATCTCGCGGCTCTTTCTTCTCACTCTCTCCATCGGAACCTCGCGGCTCATCCTCCTGTGCTCCTCTTCCTCTGTGTCAAAGTATCAGTaagttttttttatgaaattgttttttctttttaatttaatttgcctCACTGGAcctttagcttgcttttgaattgttGAAATAAAAATTGAGCTAGTCATAGAAGCACAGATTAGAATTCGACGAAATTTTTCACATAAAATTTAGCTTTTTCAATGATTTTGCCTTTAAAAATATTCGCGATACTTTGATTTTGACTTCAAATTTtgatcttttttataatttattttgtctTTCAATTGTTGGTAATGATTACGTTTAATTAGTGCTTCTGAGttttttttcaatgaagcatAAATAGAAAAGTATTGATTGAATTTCTTGATATAAGCTATATTTAAAAGTGACTAACATAAATAAATTTAAGAGTTCAAATCCATCTTATTTGATATATTTATGATTTGGTGTAACGATGTAACTTCTTGAAAGTTAATTTTGTTTGTTGGATTAAAAGTTACATTTAAAAATTGGCAGGACGAAtatgtgtataaatagattaaaaTGCAAGATTTTAAAATCTGATAATGATGGAGCGAGATGTATAAAAGTCAAAGTAGGACAAATGAGATTGAATGAGACAAAAATTTATTACTATTCATCCCAAGATGAATATCTGCAAAAACAGATTAGGATGCAATATTTTAAAATTCACGAATAATAATGGAGcgagatatataaaaattaaagtagaaCGAATAAGATTGAGTAAGACAAAAATTTATTCCTACCCATCccattatcttttctatcttctttctaatcaaattcacataaaaataaaataaaataaaattcccaTACCAATAACATCATTGTCACATGCGTtcattatcatcattaaacaatacaaaatgataaaagaaatttattcatcctgttaaatatttttttatttttaaataaatttatttttaatatttattgtttagtttttaacttttatttcgtgtatatatgatataattttttcttattattgaaAGAGCCGTCCTATAATTAAGTCATATATATTCCTAAATGGTATTTAAATTTAAACTGATCTAAATTAAATCATTTAACCAATTCAATCCAAATAAAAAACTGATAAACCgtattaatttgaatttgattgggtTCTATTTTTTGCAAATTGTTGGATTGAATCGAATTTCTAATATACTTTTTGTAATCGATCCAATTCAATCCAAACCGCACGTAATGTGCtataatgttattattttattactatatttataattatacttatactatatttaatttgttatatatttttatattattcatgtattattattattatttaataaatattttatattcaaaatgttattttttttattattttaactaacttatacttttatttctattgttatgttattgttgatttttaaaatgttgttgagacttgttatattatggttggttatttaaaatttaatgttgagacttgttatatatatttaatttttttaatttatataactgCAAATTCAAtcaaatccaatccaaaccgcttgaAATTGAATCGgattagatttgatttttttaaatcattCAATCTAAACTGTAccacaaataaaattaatattcaaatcaaataaattttttactcAAAATCCATCCAAACTTACCGCAAATGCTCTTAATATCCAGGGGTGGAGCTTTTCATGGACAATGGGGTCATCACCCcccaaatattttatataaaaatgagTAATGCTTTTTCAAATATAATATTTagctttgataattaatttttggcAACAATTTAGTTTAAtgttattttaagttttattagttttttaagttaatttttttagatacaaAATTAAGATATTCAATAAATATTGGTgttataatatatgaaaattaatttttttataatttaaatattaatgtttgagttaattttaatttaactttcttaaattaatgttatctttcatttagatcttaattaatttaaaatactaaaatactaaaatatttactgtctctttaaataataataactttaatttatttactgtcttttttttcttttatattttgtttagcaAAGATAATATATGGATTAGGATGGAGTTAAAAAATACTCTATACGATGCATGTTTGGCACTGATAAATTCATATGAAatagaagagaagaaaacaaaaagctAAAAAATACTTAGTTGAATGGTGTAAACAGATTCATTGAAGCCAAGTGTCCGTGGGTTCTCATGTCTCATCTCATTTTTCGAAGTTCAAACACATTTTAAATGtatgatttttaattatatttgttttttccCTCTTCAATAAATACTACAATCTCT
This genomic window contains:
- the LOC112782938 gene encoding uncharacterized protein — its product is MAGTVAVLRTSPVRIGGQLDESRAYFHRLFWTFPPCIEDGNSNILRVAFALVEGENAESWFFFLSHLRQHVTPQPGLLVISDRHNGIKAALEAPDGGWLPPSAYRAFCIRHVAANFALTFKGKDARRLLVNAAYAKTEVEFHYWFDILRSEDPAMCDWANRIEYLLWTQHCDKGRRFGHMTTNISECVNSILKSVRNLPVCSLVKATYGRLAELFVRKGREAEAQMGTGQQFSQHLVKCIEANLKTARCFTVTVYDRDNSEFTVAETTLTGSFSLGSYRVSLASQTCDCGYFQTLHFPCPHALACCAYSRLTWEPYVHQVYRLSSVFSVYQMGFTPPIPEGFWPPYDRPTVILDPNKRRAREGRSRSTRIRTNMDEADPNRPKRCGLCWQPGHTRRSCPQLGGAEHTRGHD